One Bradyrhizobium sp. CCGB12 genomic window carries:
- a CDS encoding GlsB/YeaQ/YmgE family stress response membrane protein, giving the protein MGIIWTIIIGFIVGVVAKFIMPGDKSEPTGFILTTVLGIVGAFVATWLGQAVGWYRFGEGAGFIGSVVGAIILLVLYGLVMGRQGRA; this is encoded by the coding sequence ATGGGGATCATTTGGACGATCATTATCGGATTTATCGTTGGCGTGGTCGCAAAGTTCATCATGCCAGGCGACAAATCCGAGCCCACGGGGTTCATTTTGACGACCGTTTTGGGAATTGTCGGCGCATTCGTTGCGACCTGGCTCGGCCAGGCGGTGGGATGGTATCGGTTCGGCGAGGGAGCCGGCTTCATTGGCAGCGTGGTCGGTGCAATCATCCTGCTCGTCCTGTACGGCCTTGTCATGGGTCGTCAGGGGCGCGCTTGA